Proteins found in one Sorghum bicolor cultivar BTx623 chromosome 1, Sorghum_bicolor_NCBIv3, whole genome shotgun sequence genomic segment:
- the LOC8070048 gene encoding ACT domain-containing protein ACR4 isoform X2, with protein sequence MALADGDAAYSSLDSDDEYEKFIQKMNPPRVTIDNTSCPNATVIHVDSANKYGVLLEVVQVLTDLKLIVKKAYISSDGGWFMDVFNVTNQGGHKIMDESVLEGIKDCIYKSIGPDSCLLPSRRRAIGVEPSSDYTLIELTGTDRPGLLSEVSAVLTNLECNVVNAELWTHNERAAAVMQVTDRKSGLAISDAERLGRIKERLCNVFKGRSRDAKTTVAMGITHTERRLHQMMLEDRDYDRHDKDRASGSPTSMVSVVNWLQKDYSVVTIRCKDRPKLLFDTVCTLTDMQYVVFHGSVDTEGPDAYQDYYIRHIDGSPVNSEAERKRIIHCLEAAIERRVSEGLKLELSTGDRVGLLSDVTRIFRENGLTVTRAEVSTKGDKAINTFYVRDAAGSSVELKTLEAIRQEIGQTVLQVKGHPDQPKSLTQESPTRFLFSSLFRPRSLCNLGLIGS encoded by the exons ATGG CATTAGCAGATGGAGATGCGGCTTATTCTTCTTTGGATAGTGACGATGAGTACGAGAAATTTATTCAAAAGATGAACCCTCCAAG GGTCACTATTGACAACACCTCATGTCCAAATGCTACAGTTATTCAT GTGGACAGCGCCAACAAGTATGGGGTACTGTTGGAGGTAGTGCAGGTCCTCACTGACCTCAAACTCATAGTCAAGAAAGCATACATATCCTCAGACGGAGGATGGTTCATGGATG TCTTCAATGTGACGAACCAAGGTGGGCACAAGATAATGGACGAATCTGTGCTAGAAGGTATAAAAGATTGCATTTACAAG tctatcgggcCTGATTCTTGCCTTCTTCCCTCGCGGAGGAGAGCCATTGGAGTGGAGCCTTCCTCCGACTACACCTTGATAGAGCTAACTGGGACCGATAGACCCGGTCTTCTCTCTGAAGTGAGCGCTGTGCTCACAAATCTGGAGTGCAATGTGGTGAATGCGGAGCTGTGGACACATAACGAAAGAGCAGCTGCCGTCATGCAGGTCACTGATAGGAAGTCTGGGCTGGCAATTTCGGATGCAGAAAGGCTTGGCAGAATCAAAGAGCGGCTTTGCAATGTGTTCAAAGGGAGGAGTCGAGACGCCAAGACAACGGTCGCAATGGGCATAACCCACACAGAGCGGAGGCTGCACCAAATGATGCTTGAGGATCGAGATTACGACAGGCATGATAAGGATAGGGCAAGTGGCAGCCCCACTTCAATGGTTTCAGTCGTTAACTGGCTTCAGAAAGACTATTCTGTGGTGACAATTCGTTGCAAGGATCGGCCAAAGCTTCTATTCGATACGGTTTGCACCCTAACAGATATGCAATATGTGGTTTTCCATGGGAGCGTGGATACTGAGGGCCCCGATGCTTACCAG GACTATTACATTAGGCACATTGATGGTTCACCTGTCAATTCAGAAGCCGAGAGAAAGAGAATCATCCATTGTCTTGAAGCAGCTATAGAACGGAGAGTATCTGAG GGCCTGAAGTTAGAGCTGTCAACAGGCGACAGAGTGGGTCTGTTATCGGACGTAACACGCATCTTCCGCGAGAACGGATTGACAGTCACAAGAGCAGAAGTTTCAACTAAGGGCGACAAGGCTATCAATACTTTCTATGTCCGTGACGCGGCagggagctcggtggagctgaaGACACTCGAGGCCATACGCCAGGAGATAGGCCAGACCGTGCTTCAAGTGAAAGGGCACCCTGATCAGCCAAAGTCGCTAACGCAGGAGTCGCCCACTAGGTTCCTCTTCAGCAGCCTCTTTAGACCAAGATCACTCTGCAACCTTGGGTTGATTGGGTCCTGA
- the LOC8070048 gene encoding ACT domain-containing protein ACR4 isoform X1 produces the protein MAALADGDAAYSSLDSDDEYEKFIQKMNPPRVTIDNTSCPNATVIHVDSANKYGVLLEVVQVLTDLKLIVKKAYISSDGGWFMDVFNVTNQGGHKIMDESVLEGIKDCIYKSIGPDSCLLPSRRRAIGVEPSSDYTLIELTGTDRPGLLSEVSAVLTNLECNVVNAELWTHNERAAAVMQVTDRKSGLAISDAERLGRIKERLCNVFKGRSRDAKTTVAMGITHTERRLHQMMLEDRDYDRHDKDRASGSPTSMVSVVNWLQKDYSVVTIRCKDRPKLLFDTVCTLTDMQYVVFHGSVDTEGPDAYQDYYIRHIDGSPVNSEAERKRIIHCLEAAIERRVSEGLKLELSTGDRVGLLSDVTRIFRENGLTVTRAEVSTKGDKAINTFYVRDAAGSSVELKTLEAIRQEIGQTVLQVKGHPDQPKSLTQESPTRFLFSSLFRPRSLCNLGLIGS, from the exons ATGG CAGCATTAGCAGATGGAGATGCGGCTTATTCTTCTTTGGATAGTGACGATGAGTACGAGAAATTTATTCAAAAGATGAACCCTCCAAG GGTCACTATTGACAACACCTCATGTCCAAATGCTACAGTTATTCAT GTGGACAGCGCCAACAAGTATGGGGTACTGTTGGAGGTAGTGCAGGTCCTCACTGACCTCAAACTCATAGTCAAGAAAGCATACATATCCTCAGACGGAGGATGGTTCATGGATG TCTTCAATGTGACGAACCAAGGTGGGCACAAGATAATGGACGAATCTGTGCTAGAAGGTATAAAAGATTGCATTTACAAG tctatcgggcCTGATTCTTGCCTTCTTCCCTCGCGGAGGAGAGCCATTGGAGTGGAGCCTTCCTCCGACTACACCTTGATAGAGCTAACTGGGACCGATAGACCCGGTCTTCTCTCTGAAGTGAGCGCTGTGCTCACAAATCTGGAGTGCAATGTGGTGAATGCGGAGCTGTGGACACATAACGAAAGAGCAGCTGCCGTCATGCAGGTCACTGATAGGAAGTCTGGGCTGGCAATTTCGGATGCAGAAAGGCTTGGCAGAATCAAAGAGCGGCTTTGCAATGTGTTCAAAGGGAGGAGTCGAGACGCCAAGACAACGGTCGCAATGGGCATAACCCACACAGAGCGGAGGCTGCACCAAATGATGCTTGAGGATCGAGATTACGACAGGCATGATAAGGATAGGGCAAGTGGCAGCCCCACTTCAATGGTTTCAGTCGTTAACTGGCTTCAGAAAGACTATTCTGTGGTGACAATTCGTTGCAAGGATCGGCCAAAGCTTCTATTCGATACGGTTTGCACCCTAACAGATATGCAATATGTGGTTTTCCATGGGAGCGTGGATACTGAGGGCCCCGATGCTTACCAG GACTATTACATTAGGCACATTGATGGTTCACCTGTCAATTCAGAAGCCGAGAGAAAGAGAATCATCCATTGTCTTGAAGCAGCTATAGAACGGAGAGTATCTGAG GGCCTGAAGTTAGAGCTGTCAACAGGCGACAGAGTGGGTCTGTTATCGGACGTAACACGCATCTTCCGCGAGAACGGATTGACAGTCACAAGAGCAGAAGTTTCAACTAAGGGCGACAAGGCTATCAATACTTTCTATGTCCGTGACGCGGCagggagctcggtggagctgaaGACACTCGAGGCCATACGCCAGGAGATAGGCCAGACCGTGCTTCAAGTGAAAGGGCACCCTGATCAGCCAAAGTCGCTAACGCAGGAGTCGCCCACTAGGTTCCTCTTCAGCAGCCTCTTTAGACCAAGATCACTCTGCAACCTTGGGTTGATTGGGTCCTGA